The following are from one region of the Bactrocera tryoni isolate S06 unplaced genomic scaffold, CSIRO_BtryS06_freeze2 scaffold_125, whole genome shotgun sequence genome:
- the LOC120780050 gene encoding uncharacterized protein LOC120780050: MDVDMASSSTPTMRSAVSAPRSEAAPIAAPRTNMAPAAPRTTTGATATKPPRRSTPGLPADLQRIRCPLCRRPHRLSHCGIFKGMPPMQRQQVAQAHGYCLNCLATSHATQECPSNNRCQICVRAHHTLLHRTTRRDSGRPPAPRTSGNVRRSHRTPVTAYRRRGHSPAESRSWRQNRTTSTRRHQLRPQSRRSTGLSSVIATLQQLQRLLG; the protein is encoded by the coding sequence ATGGACGTGGATATGGCATCATCGTCAACGCCAACCATGCGCTCGGCAGTTTCCGCCCCTCGCTCCGAAGCTGCCCCAATAGCAGCACCCCGGACCAACATGGCACCGGCAGCGCCTCGAACAACAACAGGCGCCACCGCGACAAAGCCTCCGCGTCGAAGCACGCCAGGATTACCAGCGGATCTGCAACGAATTCGTTGTCCACTATGCCGCCGTCCGCATCGGCTATCGCACTGCGGTATCTTCAAAGGCATGCCGCCGATGCAACGCCAGCAGGTGGCACAGGCGCACGGGTATTGCCTGAACTGTCTGGCAACTTCCCATGCAACTCAGGAGTGCCCATCAAATAATCGTTGCCAAATCTGTGTGCGGGCTCACCATACGCTGTTGCACCGCACTACCAGACGCGACTCCGGGCGACCACCGGCTCCTCGCACCAGCGGTAACGTCAGGCGTTCTCACAGAACGCCTGTGACGGCTTACCGCCGGCGTGGACACTCTCCAGCAGAATCTCGTTCCTGGCGCCAAAACCGGACAACGTCAACACGGCGCCATCAGCTTAGGCCGCAATCCCGGCGGTCAACAGGTCTCAGCAGCGTTATAGCTACGCTACAGCAACTACAGCGGCTTCTAGGCTAA